A part of Tachysurus vachellii isolate PV-2020 chromosome 4, HZAU_Pvac_v1, whole genome shotgun sequence genomic DNA contains:
- the lrrc15 gene encoding leucine-rich repeat-containing protein 15, with product MELGQYIIIWICAVNVVWACPPTCQCNNTNTVCIGDGIKDFPTPLPSTTKSIHISYTNISSLKPADIDAFSETLTKFIVNNSRIREVQPHTFDKTLKLTTLVCSGTELDSLPEDLFQNLLSITVLMLNNNKLNKLNSSMFRSLRSLKILDLSKNNLSSIPEDAFQGLIHLDKLMLQRNGIRELQNGTFHGLSKLKYLYLQNNHLNVIPDNAFDDLVNLDTLHLQNNVITNLPAELFAHQQKLQKLYLSNNKLSFLQEGIFLNLPNLQHISLYDNHLRSLSINTFGPMLLKELWLYDNMLTRLEDNVFSNLTHLRLLVLSRNQISRITSGVFNGLNKLEEISLHTNCLTSLDERVFRGLLKLVKISLENNKILSIPENLLDGIPNLYHLELQNNSLSSLPKKFLDTLTNVHSVVLTENPWRCDHDILPLQEWLNKYPDKVRNVTSLVCFSPSDLKNISIITHTFSNPLQISIYTPAGNSTVLLEKEELITGSQEIHMIFIAVVCTVVTVSIIICVVCWSRNKQDSQKTVT from the coding sequence ATGGAACTAGGACAGTATATAATTATTTGGATTTGTGCAGTGAATGTAGTTTGGGCATGTCCCCCGACATGCCAGTGCAACAACACCAATACCGTTTGCATAGGCGATGGCATAAAAGACTTTCCAACCCCTCTTCCATCAACAACAAAGTCTATACATATTTCATATACTAACATATCCTCACTGAAACCTGCTGATATTGATGCATTTTCTGAGACTCTGACAAAATTTATTGTCAATAATTCGAGGATCAGGGAGGTGCAACCTCACACATTTGACAAGACACTTAAGCTCACCACTTTAGTTTGTTCAGGAACTGAACTGGATTCACTACCAGAGGACCTGTTTCAGAATCTCCTCTCCATCACAGTGCTGATGCTGAATaacaacaaactaaataaactcAATTCGTCCATGTTTCGTTCTCTTCGGTCATTGAAAATTTTAGACTTAAGCAAAAATAACTTGAGTTCTATTCCAGAGGATGCGTTCCAGGGTCTAATTCACCTGGATAAGCTCATGCTGCAGAGAAATGGCATCAGGGAACTGCAGAATGGAACATTCCATGGACTTAGCAAGCTTAAATACTTGTACCTTCAAAATAACCACCTAAATGTGATTCCAGATAATGCGTTTGATGACCTGGTTAATCTGGACACTTTGCATCTGCAAAACAATGTTATCACAAACTTACCAGCAGAACTTTTTGCCCATCAACAGAAGCTCCAGAAACTCTACCTCTCTAATAATAAGTTGTCTTTCCTTCAGGAAGGCATCTTCTTGAATCTCCCTAATCTACAACACATCTCACTTTACGACAACCACTTGCGGAGTCTGTCAATTAACACCTTTGGGCCCATGTTACTGAAGGAGCTGTGGCTGTATGACAACATGTTAACCCGGCTTGAGGATAATGTGTTTAGCAATTTAACCCATTTGCGACTTCTAGTGTTGAGCAGAAACCAGATCTCACGTATCACTTCTGGTGTTTTCAATGGTTTGAATAAGCTAGAAGAAATTTCTTTGCACACTAACTGCCTGACGAGCCTTGATGAAAGAGTGTTCAGAGGCCTTCTGAAACTGGTCAAAATATCAttggaaaacaacaaaattcTGTCCATTCCAGAGAATCTGCTTGATGGTATTCCTAACTTATACCATCTGGAGCTTCAAAACAACTCTCTATCCTCATTACCAAAGAAATTTCTAGACACTTTAACCAATGTTCACAGTGTGGTGTTAACTGAAAATCCATGGAGGTGTGACCATGACATTCTACCACTTCAAGAGTGGTTAAATAAATATCCAGATAAAGTCAGAAATGTCACATCCCTTGTTTGCTTTAGTCCTTCAGACTTGAAAAACATAAGTATAATAACGCATACTTTCAGTAATCCCCTTCAAATATCCATTTATACACCAGCAGGTAACTCAACAGTACTCTTGGAGAAAGAAGAGCTCATAACTGGTTCACAGGAAATACATATGATCTTCATTGCAGTAGTCTGCACTGTAGTCACTGTTAGTATTATCATCTGTGTTGTGTGCTGGAGCAGGAACAAACAGGACAGTCAAAAAACTGTAACATAA